A portion of the Pseudomonas sp. GR 6-02 genome contains these proteins:
- the zur gene encoding zinc uptake transcriptional repressor Zur — MPKTPIASRPHDHSHCVHSALSEADALCARQGLRLTALRRRVLELVWQSHKPLGAYDILAVLSEQDGRRAAPPTVYRALDFLLENGLVHRISSLNAFVGCNHPEHAHQGQFLICRQCHAAIELEQKSISDAIVGSARDVGFIVEAQTVEVIGLCSGCQGA; from the coding sequence ATGCCTAAAACACCGATTGCCAGTCGTCCCCACGACCACTCTCATTGCGTCCATAGCGCATTGTCTGAGGCCGATGCCTTGTGCGCACGTCAGGGGCTACGCCTGACCGCTTTGCGCCGGCGGGTGCTGGAACTGGTCTGGCAAAGCCATAAACCGCTGGGTGCCTACGACATTCTGGCGGTGCTCAGCGAGCAGGACGGCCGCCGAGCTGCGCCGCCGACCGTGTATCGTGCGCTGGATTTTCTGCTGGAAAACGGCCTGGTACACCGCATCTCCTCGCTGAACGCCTTCGTCGGCTGCAATCACCCGGAACACGCTCACCAAGGCCAGTTCCTGATTTGCCGCCAATGCCACGCCGCCATCGAGCTTGAACAGAAGTCCATCAGCGACGCGATCGTCGGCAGCGCCAGGGACGTCGGATTTATCGTCGAGGCCCAGACCGTTGAAGTCATCGGTCTCTGCTCGGGTTGCCAGGGGGCTTAA
- the znuB gene encoding zinc ABC transporter permease subunit ZnuB, with translation MADFLLFALLAGLALALVAGPLGSFVVWRRMAYFGDTLSHAALLGVALGFLLDVSPTVAVTVGCLLLAVLLVTLQQRQPLASDTLLGILAPSTLSLGLVVLSFMHEVRIDLMAYLFGDLLAISPTDLAWILGGSAAVLVLLVTLWRPLLAITVHEELARVEGLPVAALRLVLMLLIAVVIAVAMKIVGVLLITSLLIIPAAAAQRHARSPEQMALGASLLGMLAVCGGLALSWFKDTPAGPSIVVAAAALFLLSFVLPRRGV, from the coding sequence ATGGCTGATTTTCTGCTCTTCGCCCTGCTTGCAGGTCTGGCCCTGGCACTGGTTGCGGGCCCGTTGGGTTCGTTTGTGGTCTGGCGGCGCATGGCTTATTTCGGCGACACCCTGTCCCACGCTGCGCTGCTGGGTGTGGCGCTGGGCTTTCTGCTGGATGTCAGCCCGACCGTGGCTGTCACCGTAGGCTGCCTGTTGCTGGCAGTGTTGCTGGTGACGCTGCAACAGCGGCAGCCATTGGCGTCTGACACGCTGTTGGGAATTCTCGCACCGAGCACGCTCTCCCTGGGCCTGGTGGTACTAAGCTTCATGCATGAAGTGCGGATCGACCTGATGGCCTATCTGTTTGGCGACCTGCTGGCGATCAGCCCGACCGATCTGGCCTGGATCCTCGGCGGCAGCGCGGCGGTGCTGGTATTGCTTGTCACGCTGTGGCGACCCTTGCTGGCGATCACCGTGCATGAAGAACTGGCCAGGGTGGAAGGTTTGCCGGTGGCGGCGTTGCGTCTGGTCCTGATGTTGCTGATCGCCGTGGTGATCGCGGTGGCGATGAAAATCGTCGGCGTGTTGCTGATTACTTCGTTACTGATTATTCCGGCGGCTGCGGCACAGCGTCACGCCCGCTCGCCGGAGCAGATGGCACTGGGCGCGAGCCTGCTGGGCATGCTCGCGGTGTGTGGCGGGCTGGCGTTGTCCTGGTTCAAGGACACCCCGGCTGGCCCGTCGATTGTGGTGGCGGCCGCCGCGTTGTTTCTGCTGAGTTTTGTCCTGCCCCGCCGAGGGGTGTAG
- a CDS encoding DUF2782 domain-containing protein: MRTLNRLLLAGLFAITPLAVMAADDKPSADPEVTIRTEGDKTIQEYRQNGFVYAIKVTPKVGKPYFLIRADGTDANYIRSDQPDMLIPSWKIFEWK; the protein is encoded by the coding sequence ATGCGCACACTAAATCGCTTGTTGCTGGCTGGCTTGTTTGCAATCACTCCATTGGCTGTCATGGCGGCGGATGACAAGCCCTCGGCGGACCCGGAAGTAACGATCCGCACGGAAGGCGATAAAACCATTCAGGAGTATCGCCAGAACGGCTTCGTGTACGCGATCAAGGTCACCCCGAAGGTCGGAAAACCGTACTTTCTGATACGTGCGGACGGAACAGATGCAAACTACATCCGCTCGGATCAGCCGGATATGCTGATTCCCTCGTGGAAAATCTTTGAGTGGAAGTAG
- a CDS encoding MetQ/NlpA family ABC transporter substrate-binding protein, translated as MKKLLVAFAAIAAFSAHAADTLTVAATPVPHAEILEFVKPALAKEGVDLKVKVFTDYIQPNVQVAEKRLDANFFQHQPYLDEFNKAKGTNLVSVAGVHLEPLGAYSSKYKKLEELPGGANVVIPNDATNGGRALLLLEKAGLIKLKDSKNILSTVKDITENTKDLKFRELEAATIPRVLTQVDLALINTNYALEAKLDPSKDALVIEGSDSPYVNILVARPDDKDSAAMQKLVAALHSPEVKAFILEKYKGAVLPAF; from the coding sequence ATGAAAAAACTACTCGTCGCATTCGCTGCCATTGCAGCCTTTTCCGCCCACGCTGCCGACACCTTGACCGTTGCGGCCACCCCGGTGCCCCACGCGGAAATCCTCGAGTTCGTTAAACCAGCCCTGGCCAAAGAAGGCGTGGACCTGAAAGTCAAAGTCTTCACCGACTACATCCAGCCGAACGTACAGGTGGCCGAGAAGCGTCTGGACGCCAACTTCTTCCAGCACCAACCGTACCTGGATGAGTTCAACAAGGCCAAGGGCACCAACCTCGTCAGCGTTGCCGGTGTGCACCTGGAGCCGCTGGGCGCTTACTCCAGCAAGTACAAGAAACTGGAAGAGCTGCCGGGCGGCGCCAACGTGGTGATCCCGAACGACGCCACCAACGGCGGCCGTGCGCTGTTGCTGCTGGAGAAGGCTGGCCTGATCAAGTTGAAGGATTCGAAAAATATCCTGTCGACCGTGAAGGACATCACCGAGAACACCAAGGATCTGAAATTCCGTGAACTGGAAGCCGCGACCATCCCCCGCGTGCTGACTCAGGTCGACCTGGCGCTGATCAACACCAACTACGCGCTGGAAGCCAAGCTCGATCCGTCCAAGGACGCGCTGGTCATCGAAGGCAGCGACTCGCCGTACGTGAACATCCTCGTTGCCCGTCCGGACGACAAGGACAGCGCGGCAATGCAGAAACTGGTTGCTGCCCTGCACAGCCCGGAAGTGAAAGCCTTCATTCTCGAGAAGTACAAAGGCGCGGTATTGCCGGCGTTCTGA
- a CDS encoding methionine ABC transporter ATP-binding protein: MIEFQNVHKTYRVAGKDIPALHPTSLTIENGQVFGLIGHSGAGKSTLLRLINRLENASGGKIIVDGEEVTALDANGLRRFRQQVGMIFQHFNLLASKTVADNVALPLTLAGELSRSEIDQRVAQLLARVGLADHAKKYPAQLSGGQKQRVGIARALATKPKILLCDEATSALDPQTTASVLQLLAEINRELKLTIVLITHEMDVIRRVCDQVAVMDAGVIVEQGSVAEVFLHPKHPTTKRFVQEDEQIDENEQRDDFAHVPGRIVRLTFQGEATYAPLLGTVARETGVDYSILAGRIDRIKEVPYGQLTLAVTGGDMEAAFAHFTAADVHMEVLR, encoded by the coding sequence GTGATCGAGTTTCAAAACGTCCACAAAACTTACCGCGTCGCCGGTAAGGATATTCCCGCCCTGCATCCGACCAGTCTGACGATTGAGAACGGTCAGGTCTTTGGCCTGATCGGCCATTCCGGTGCGGGAAAAAGTACCCTGCTGCGCCTGATCAACCGCCTGGAAAACGCCAGTGGCGGCAAGATCATCGTCGATGGTGAAGAAGTCACAGCGCTGGATGCCAACGGCCTGCGACGTTTCCGTCAGCAGGTCGGGATGATTTTCCAGCACTTCAACTTGCTGGCGTCCAAGACCGTGGCCGATAACGTCGCGCTGCCGCTGACCCTCGCCGGTGAGCTGTCGCGTAGCGAAATCGACCAGCGTGTGGCGCAATTGCTGGCACGGGTTGGTCTGGCCGACCATGCGAAAAAATACCCGGCGCAACTGTCCGGTGGTCAGAAGCAGCGTGTCGGCATCGCCCGCGCCCTGGCAACCAAGCCGAAAATTTTGCTGTGCGACGAAGCCACCAGTGCCCTCGACCCGCAGACCACGGCGTCGGTTCTGCAATTGCTGGCCGAGATCAATCGCGAGCTGAAGCTGACCATTGTTCTGATCACCCACGAGATGGATGTGATTCGTCGAGTCTGCGATCAGGTGGCGGTGATGGATGCCGGTGTGATCGTCGAGCAAGGTTCGGTGGCCGAAGTGTTCCTGCACCCCAAGCACCCGACCACCAAGCGCTTCGTCCAGGAAGACGAGCAGATCGACGAGAACGAACAGCGCGACGACTTCGCTCATGTGCCGGGCCGCATCGTGCGTCTGACCTTCCAGGGCGAAGCGACCTACGCACCATTGCTGGGTACCGTCGCCCGGGAAACGGGCGTGGACTACAGCATCCTGGCCGGTCGTATCGATCGCATCAAAGAGGTTCCCTACGGCCAATTGACCCTGGCCGTCACCGGTGGCGACATGGAAGCGGCGTTTGCTCACTTCACCGCAGCTGATGTCCATATGGAGGTGCTGCGCTGA
- a CDS encoding zinc ABC transporter substrate-binding protein ZnuA: MSRLFSIFVAFVASFLLIGSAQAEVNVLTSIKPLQLIAAAVQEGVAIPEVLLPPGASPHNYALRPSDVRKVQSVDLVYWIGPDMEGFLPRVLKGRTLPSVAVQDLPGLKLRRFAEDSHSHAEEADEHDHDHRPGSLDAHLWLSPINARVIASKMAADLSAADPANAARYQSNLKAFDERLDALDLRLKARLAGIANKPYFVFHEAFDYFEDAYGLKHAGVFSVAAEVQPGAQHVAAMRARLQEVGKTCVFSEPPLRPRLAETLVAGLPVKLAELDALGGYTPATAQGYEQVLEKLGNDLAGCLESL, encoded by the coding sequence GTGTCCCGACTTTTTTCTATCTTTGTCGCATTTGTCGCAAGTTTTCTGCTGATCGGTTCAGCCCAGGCCGAAGTCAACGTCCTTACCAGCATCAAGCCGCTGCAGCTGATTGCTGCTGCGGTGCAGGAAGGTGTGGCGATTCCGGAAGTGTTGCTGCCACCCGGGGCATCGCCGCATAACTATGCCTTGCGCCCATCCGACGTACGGAAGGTGCAGTCGGTGGACCTGGTTTACTGGATCGGTCCGGACATGGAGGGTTTTCTGCCTCGCGTACTGAAAGGTCGTACGCTGCCCAGCGTCGCAGTGCAGGATTTGCCTGGCCTGAAGCTACGACGTTTCGCCGAAGACAGCCACTCCCACGCCGAAGAAGCCGATGAGCATGACCACGATCATCGCCCCGGCAGCCTGGATGCGCACTTGTGGTTGTCGCCGATCAACGCCCGAGTGATCGCCAGCAAAATGGCGGCCGATCTGAGTGCAGCCGATCCGGCTAACGCGGCGCGCTATCAGAGCAACCTCAAAGCCTTCGATGAGCGCCTGGATGCCTTGGACCTGCGCCTGAAGGCTCGCCTGGCAGGGATCGCGAACAAGCCTTACTTCGTGTTCCACGAAGCCTTCGACTACTTCGAAGACGCCTACGGCCTCAAGCACGCCGGTGTGTTCAGTGTCGCAGCCGAAGTACAGCCCGGTGCCCAGCACGTCGCGGCGATGCGCGCGCGGTTGCAGGAAGTCGGCAAAACTTGCGTGTTCAGCGAACCGCCGCTGCGCCCGCGCCTGGCAGAAACCCTGGTGGCCGGGCTACCGGTGAAACTGGCAGAGCTGGATGCGCTGGGCGGGTACACGCCAGCGACCGCCCAGGGGTATGAGCAGGTGCTGGAAAAATTGGGAAATGATTTGGCCGGGTGCCTGGAGTCGTTGTAA
- a CDS encoding PA5502 family lipoprotein — protein MKPFASRYLLLVAFSLLLGACQSTPPAATEAPDARATAIAQLEQSLASSELATAEDQLAALQAESPNDQSLEQYQRQLAEAYLLRSQIVLQKGDVNAAATALSRARVLMPKAPALTGGVNNAIVHARKAELDKAEAALKAAEARPQAKVIDPTAESTTVALNLNDMSKLRRQLDAIAADVVNYQCDVSIQVPRTQDYPWLATLLTKRVKKLDSGFDLKLEKQILRNIPAQMVLSPRKP, from the coding sequence ATGAAGCCGTTCGCCTCCCGTTATCTGCTCCTTGTCGCATTTTCGCTGCTACTGGGTGCTTGCCAAAGCACGCCGCCGGCGGCCACCGAGGCCCCCGATGCACGGGCCACGGCTATTGCACAACTGGAACAAAGCCTGGCCAGCAGCGAGCTGGCCACCGCCGAGGATCAATTGGCGGCCTTGCAGGCCGAGTCGCCCAACGATCAATCCCTTGAGCAATACCAGCGGCAATTGGCCGAAGCCTATTTACTGCGCAGCCAGATCGTGTTGCAAAAAGGTGATGTGAATGCCGCGGCCACTGCCCTCAGCCGTGCCCGGGTATTGATGCCCAAGGCCCCGGCGCTGACCGGTGGCGTTAACAATGCCATCGTTCATGCACGCAAGGCTGAACTGGATAAAGCCGAAGCGGCCCTCAAGGCTGCCGAAGCCAGACCGCAGGCCAAAGTGATCGACCCGACGGCTGAAAGCACGACGGTGGCATTGAACCTCAACGATATGAGCAAACTTCGTCGTCAACTGGATGCTATCGCCGCCGATGTGGTGAATTATCAGTGCGACGTGAGCATTCAGGTTCCCCGTACTCAGGACTACCCATGGTTGGCCACGTTGCTGACCAAACGGGTGAAGAAGCTGGATTCGGGGTTTGATCTGAAGCTTGAGAAGCAGATTCTGCGCAATATTCCGGCGCAGATGGTTTTGAGCCCTCGCAAGCCATAA
- the polA gene encoding DNA polymerase I — protein sequence MSQAPLVLVDGSSYLYRAFHALPPLTTSKGLPTGAVKGVLNMLKSLRKQYPDSPFAVVFDAKGGTFRDAMFAEYKANRPSMPDDMRVQIEPLHASVKALGFPLLCVDNVEADDVIGTLARSSAAADRPVVISTGDKDMAQLVDGHITLVNTMTGSALDVEGVKEKFGVAPEQIIDYLALMGDSSDNIPGVPGIGPKTASGLLVGVNGGLTELYAQLDIVPTLPIRGAKTLPAKLEEHKEMAFLSYRLATIKIDVPLDIGLDDLQMGPPDHDKLAELYSLLEFKSWFEENQRDAKRSGQDIVEVAQEQPGAAEAKYETILDQKRFEAWLDKLDKAPLIAFVTETNGSDAQHAQLVGLSFSVAANEAAYIPLTHSYMGVPEQLDRDTVLLALKPLLENPNKLKVGQHAKFDTNILANCAIGGDQNNGITVQGIAYDTMLESYVLDSTATRHDMDSLALKYLGQSKTDIQEIAGKGVKQLTFDQISLELAGPYAAEDADVTFRLHLVLQEKLAATPSLVKVLNEIEMPLMPVLARIERQGALVDANLLGIQSVELGEKLVALEREAFAIAGEEFNLGSPKQLGVILYEKLGLPVLSKTAKGQASTAEAVLAELAEQDYPLPKVLMQYRSLSKLKSTYTDRLPEQINARTGRIHTSYQQAVAATGRLSSIDPNLQNIPIRTAEGRRIRQAFVAPKGYKLLAADYSQIELRIMAHLAKDEGLLHAFRNNLDVHRATAAEVFGVELDAVTNDQRRSAKAINFGLIYGMSAFGLAKQIGVDRKQSQAYIDRYFARYPGVLQYMERTRAQAAEQGFVETIFGRRLYLPEINAKNQALRKAAERTAINAPMQGTAADIIKKAMVAVDNWLASSGLDAKVILQVHDELVLEVREDLVDQVREEIRVHMSNAAQLDVPLLVEVGAGNNWDEAH from the coding sequence ATGAGCCAAGCCCCCCTCGTCCTGGTGGACGGTTCTTCTTACCTGTACCGCGCTTTTCATGCGCTGCCACCGCTGACCACGTCCAAAGGCCTGCCGACCGGTGCGGTCAAGGGCGTATTGAACATGCTCAAGAGTCTGCGCAAGCAGTACCCGGACAGCCCGTTCGCCGTGGTGTTCGACGCCAAGGGCGGGACGTTCCGCGACGCGATGTTCGCCGAATACAAGGCCAACCGCCCAAGCATGCCTGACGATATGCGGGTCCAGATCGAGCCGCTGCACGCCAGCGTCAAGGCCTTGGGCTTTCCATTGCTGTGCGTGGACAACGTCGAAGCGGACGATGTGATCGGCACCCTGGCCCGCAGCAGCGCGGCCGCCGACCGTCCGGTGGTGATTTCCACCGGTGACAAGGATATGGCACAACTGGTCGACGGGCACATTACCTTGGTCAATACGATGACCGGTAGCGCGCTGGACGTGGAAGGCGTGAAGGAGAAATTCGGCGTCGCTCCCGAGCAGATCATCGATTATCTGGCGTTGATGGGCGATTCGTCCGACAACATCCCGGGCGTTCCGGGTATCGGTCCGAAGACCGCTTCCGGCCTGCTGGTTGGCGTGAATGGCGGCCTGACCGAGCTCTATGCGCAGCTCGATATCGTCCCGACCCTGCCGATTCGCGGCGCCAAGACCCTGCCGGCCAAGCTCGAAGAGCATAAGGAAATGGCCTTTCTTTCTTACCGATTGGCAACCATCAAGATCGACGTGCCGCTGGACATCGGCCTCGACGATCTGCAGATGGGCCCACCGGATCACGACAAGCTTGCCGAACTCTATTCCCTGCTGGAGTTTAAGAGCTGGTTCGAAGAGAACCAGCGCGACGCCAAGCGTTCGGGTCAGGACATCGTCGAGGTCGCCCAGGAGCAGCCGGGTGCCGCCGAAGCGAAATACGAAACCATCCTCGACCAGAAGCGCTTCGAGGCCTGGCTGGACAAACTCGACAAGGCGCCGCTGATCGCCTTCGTCACCGAAACCAACGGCAGCGATGCCCAACACGCGCAACTGGTAGGCCTGTCGTTCTCTGTCGCGGCCAACGAAGCAGCCTACATTCCGCTGACCCATTCCTACATGGGCGTACCGGAACAACTGGACCGTGACACCGTGCTGCTGGCGTTGAAACCGCTGCTGGAAAACCCGAATAAACTGAAAGTCGGCCAACATGCGAAGTTCGACACCAATATCCTCGCCAATTGCGCCATCGGTGGCGATCAGAACAACGGGATTACTGTTCAGGGTATTGCCTACGACACCATGCTCGAGTCCTACGTACTGGACTCAACGGCCACCCGCCACGACATGGACAGCCTGGCGCTCAAGTACCTGGGCCAAAGCAAGACCGACATCCAGGAGATTGCGGGCAAAGGCGTCAAACAGCTGACCTTCGACCAGATTTCCCTTGAGCTGGCGGGTCCCTATGCCGCCGAAGACGCCGATGTCACCTTCCGCCTGCATCTGGTATTGCAGGAAAAACTGGCCGCGACGCCAAGCCTGGTCAAAGTGCTCAACGAGATTGAAATGCCGCTGATGCCGGTCCTGGCCCGTATCGAGCGCCAGGGCGCGCTTGTAGACGCCAACCTGCTGGGCATCCAGAGCGTCGAGCTGGGCGAGAAACTGGTCGCCCTTGAGCGTGAGGCCTTTGCCATTGCCGGTGAAGAATTCAACCTTGGCTCGCCAAAGCAACTGGGCGTGATTCTCTACGAAAAGCTCGGTTTGCCTGTACTCAGCAAAACCGCCAAGGGTCAGGCGTCGACTGCCGAAGCCGTGCTGGCCGAGTTGGCAGAACAGGACTACCCGCTGCCCAAGGTGCTGATGCAATACCGCTCGCTGAGCAAGCTCAAAAGCACCTACACCGACCGTTTGCCAGAGCAGATCAACGCACGCACCGGGCGCATTCATACGTCTTACCAGCAAGCTGTCGCAGCCACCGGGCGTTTGTCGTCCATCGACCCGAACCTGCAGAACATTCCGATCCGTACCGCCGAAGGTCGCCGGATTCGTCAGGCGTTCGTCGCGCCGAAAGGCTACAAACTGCTGGCCGCGGATTACTCGCAAATCGAACTGCGGATCATGGCGCACCTGGCCAAGGACGAAGGCTTGCTGCATGCCTTCCGCAACAACCTCGATGTCCACCGGGCCACGGCCGCAGAAGTGTTCGGCGTCGAGCTGGATGCGGTTACCAACGATCAGCGTCGAAGCGCGAAAGCCATCAACTTCGGCTTGATCTACGGCATGAGCGCGTTTGGCCTGGCCAAGCAGATCGGCGTTGACCGCAAACAGTCCCAGGCCTACATCGACCGTTATTTCGCCCGTTATCCCGGCGTGCTGCAGTACATGGAGCGCACGCGCGCCCAGGCCGCCGAGCAAGGCTTCGTCGAAACCATCTTTGGTCGTCGCCTGTACTTGCCGGAAATCAACGCGAAAAACCAGGCCCTGCGCAAAGCTGCCGAGCGCACGGCGATCAACGCCCCGATGCAAGGCACCGCGGCGGACATCATCAAGAAAGCCATGGTGGCGGTGGACAACTGGCTGGCATCGTCAGGCCTGGACGCCAAAGTCATCCTGCAGGTACACGATGAATTGGTGCTCGAGGTGCGTGAGGACCTGGTCGACCAGGTACGCGAGGAGATTCGCGTGCACATGAGCAACGCCGCACAACTGGACGTACCGCTTCTGGTTGAGGTGGGCGCAGGCAACAACTGGGATGAGGCGCACTGA
- the znuC gene encoding zinc ABC transporter ATP-binding protein ZnuC, protein MSNALIRLEQVAVTFAGQNVLDNIELSVEPGQIVTLIGPNGAGKTTLVRAVLGLLKPDSGSVWRKPKLRVGYMPQKLHVDPTLPLSVLRFLRLVPGVDRARALAALKEVGAEQVIDSPVQSVSGGEMQRVLLARALLREPELLVLDEPVQGVDVAGQAELYSLITRLRDRHGCGVLMVSHDLHLVMSTTDQVVCLNRHVCCSGHPEQVSGDPAFVELFGKNAQSLAIYHHHHDHAHDLHGSVVIATPSAHTHVHGDSCKHG, encoded by the coding sequence ATGAGCAATGCGCTGATCCGTCTTGAGCAGGTGGCCGTCACTTTTGCCGGGCAAAACGTGCTGGATAACATCGAACTGAGCGTCGAGCCGGGGCAGATCGTTACCCTGATCGGCCCTAATGGCGCCGGCAAAACCACGCTGGTGCGCGCGGTGCTCGGTTTGTTGAAGCCGGACAGCGGCAGCGTCTGGCGCAAGCCGAAGTTGCGCGTCGGTTACATGCCGCAAAAACTCCATGTCGATCCAACCCTGCCGCTATCAGTGCTGCGTTTCTTGCGTCTGGTCCCTGGCGTGGACCGCGCTCGGGCCTTGGCCGCCCTCAAGGAAGTCGGCGCCGAGCAGGTGATCGACAGCCCGGTGCAAAGTGTTTCCGGTGGCGAAATGCAGCGAGTACTGCTGGCCCGGGCATTGCTGCGCGAGCCGGAGTTGCTGGTGCTCGATGAGCCGGTACAAGGCGTCGACGTGGCCGGTCAAGCCGAGCTCTATAGCCTGATCACACGTCTGCGCGACCGTCATGGCTGCGGCGTATTGATGGTCTCTCACGATTTGCATCTGGTGATGAGCACCACCGACCAGGTGGTGTGTCTGAATCGCCATGTCTGCTGCTCCGGGCATCCCGAGCAGGTCAGCGGCGATCCCGCGTTCGTCGAACTGTTCGGAAAGAACGCACAAAGTCTGGCGATTTATCACCACCATCACGACCACGCTCACGACCTGCATGGCTCGGTGGTCATTGCGACCCCGTCGGCCCATACCCACGTTCATGGAGATAGCTGCAAGCATGGCTGA
- a CDS encoding methionine ABC transporter permease, protein MEVLMSFFSNIDWYEIWLATGDTLLMLGGSLLFTVLLGLPLGVLLFLCSPRQLLEAKGVYAMLSLVVNILRSLPFIILLIVMIPFTVLITGTSLGVAGAIPPLVVGATPFFARLVETALREVDRGIIEATQAMGATTRQIITNALLPEARPGIFAAITVTAITLVSYTAMAGVVGAGGLGDLAIRFGYQRFQTDVMVVTVVLLLVLVQVLQTVGDKLVVHFSRK, encoded by the coding sequence ATGGAAGTCCTGATGAGTTTCTTTTCCAATATCGACTGGTACGAAATCTGGCTGGCCACCGGCGACACCCTGCTGATGCTTGGCGGTTCGCTGTTGTTCACCGTGCTGCTGGGGTTGCCGTTGGGCGTGCTGTTGTTCTTGTGCAGCCCGCGCCAGTTGCTGGAAGCCAAAGGCGTCTACGCGATGCTATCGCTGGTGGTGAACATTCTGCGTTCGCTGCCGTTCATCATTCTGCTGATCGTGATGATTCCGTTCACCGTATTGATTACCGGCACCTCCCTCGGTGTCGCCGGTGCGATCCCACCGCTGGTGGTGGGCGCCACGCCGTTCTTCGCGCGACTGGTGGAAACCGCCCTGCGTGAAGTGGATCGCGGCATCATCGAAGCGACCCAGGCCATGGGCGCGACGACCCGTCAGATCATCACCAACGCCTTGCTTCCGGAAGCCCGCCCGGGCATCTTCGCAGCGATTACGGTGACAGCGATTACACTGGTGTCCTACACAGCAATGGCCGGTGTGGTCGGCGCTGGCGGCTTGGGCGACCTGGCGATCCGTTTCGGTTACCAGCGTTTCCAGACCGACGTGATGGTGGTCACCGTGGTCTTGCTGCTGGTGCTGGTTCAAGTGCTGCAAACCGTCGGCGACAAGCTGGTGGTTCATTTCTCCCGCAAATAA
- a CDS encoding homoserine kinase, producing MSVFTPLARPELETFLAPYGLGRLLDFQGIAAGSENTNFFISLEQGEFVLTLVERGPVQEMPFFIELLDVLHDANLPVPYALRTTDGVALRELAGKPALLQPRLAGKHIKDANAQHCAQVGELLAHLHLATQANMIKRKTDRGLDWMLEEGTQFLSHLNAEQSDLLQRALEEITQQKTKILALPRANIHADLFRDNAMFEGTHLTGLIDFYNACSGPMLYDVAIALNDWCSDEQGQLDGARARALLGAYAALRPFTAAEAELWPTMLRVACVRFWLSRLIAAESFAGQDVLIHDPMEFQLRLAQRQKVDTPLPFAL from the coding sequence ATGTCTGTGTTCACCCCCCTGGCTCGGCCCGAGCTGGAAACCTTTCTCGCCCCTTACGGGCTCGGCCGCCTGCTTGATTTCCAGGGGATCGCCGCCGGTAGCGAAAACACCAATTTCTTTATCAGCCTGGAGCAGGGCGAGTTTGTCCTGACCCTGGTCGAGCGCGGTCCGGTGCAGGAGATGCCGTTCTTCATCGAACTGCTCGATGTGCTGCACGACGCCAACCTGCCGGTGCCTTATGCCCTGCGCACCACCGACGGCGTTGCATTGCGCGAGCTGGCCGGTAAACCTGCGCTGTTGCAGCCACGTCTGGCGGGCAAGCACATCAAGGACGCCAACGCCCAGCATTGCGCTCAGGTCGGCGAGCTGCTGGCTCACCTGCACCTGGCGACCCAGGCCAACATGATCAAGCGCAAAACCGATCGTGGCCTGGACTGGATGCTGGAAGAGGGCACGCAGTTTCTCTCGCACCTGAACGCCGAACAAAGCGATTTGCTGCAACGGGCTCTGGAAGAGATCACCCAGCAGAAGACGAAAATTCTGGCGCTGCCGCGGGCCAACATCCATGCGGATCTGTTCCGCGACAATGCGATGTTCGAAGGCACGCACCTGACCGGGTTGATCGACTTCTACAACGCTTGTTCAGGGCCGATGCTCTATGACGTGGCAATTGCCTTGAACGACTGGTGTTCGGACGAGCAAGGGCAGCTCGACGGGGCTCGGGCGCGGGCGTTGCTGGGCGCTTATGCCGCGCTGCGACCGTTCACCGCTGCCGAAGCTGAGTTGTGGCCGACCATGCTGCGCGTGGCGTGCGTGCGGTTCTGGTTGTCGCGGTTGATTGCGGCGGAGTCTTTCGCTGGGCAGGACGTGTTGATTCACGATCCGATGGAGTTTCAACTGCGCTTGGCACAGCGGCAGAAGGTCGACACGCCGCTGCCTTTCGCCCTCTAA